cattttgatgtcaCACTtatcaaaacctttcatttgaatacccacatcaatttttcatatattttatatatttatatatattataaatatgtatatatgaaaaatatatcaaaaaagcgtgtgggtactcaaatgaaagctcttgatgagtttaacatcaaaatgagcttatttcttaaaaaatgtcaataattaagaactgactttgctattttgtcaactaatgatatttctaaaaatataaattcattccgatattacactcatcgagacttttcatttgagtacccacatcaatttttcacatattttatatatttatatatattatatatatatgtatatatgaaaaatatataaaaatgcatgtgggtactcaaatgaaagctcttgatgagtgtaacatcggaattagcttatatcttaaaaaatgtcaataattaagaactgaccttgtatcttgtaaattattgacatttttgaagatataaactcatttcgacattacactcattaagacctttcatttgagtacccacatcaatttttcacatattttatatatttatatatattatatatatgtatttatgaaaaatatatgaaaagtgcatgtgggtactcaaaggaaagctcttgatgagtgtaacatcaaaatgagcttatatcttataaaatgtcaataattaagaaagtacagtgcatttaatgatttttttaattaaaaaattatttgaaaaaattacaaaaataatttttttaaattagtttatttaaaaaattgtctctgtaaatttcaatgttataattataaatgaaaattaattcagcagttatttgataatttttctaacaaataaattctggcaaaaacaattgaaatttaaataaattaaaaatgcaatttttttgttaaatcaaataaaagaattatcaaataattatttttaaattatatttttattaaaaaatatttaattatttttgaaatttaaaataaaaattgtgtgcGTGTAACAACATATCCGAGTGAATGACCATcaacaaaaataaagaaaaaaaaactcgtcATCAAACGTGTTCACGCCAACAAAAAACTCCTAAAAAAAgtaacataaatataaaaagtaattagtaattactACCTATAAAATATCATCGAATATATACTATTggcctgaaaaaaaaaaaaattaaatttattttataaaattaatgtatATTGACAGAAAAAAACTCCATCGCTTACAGCAGCTTGTAGGTAGTTAACCGCGATAGTTATGTTTGCTCAAACTTGTGCggataaaaaaactaatcacTCGCTCATACATAATTACAGTATGTTCTCTATTAACTGCCATGATATAATAGTTTAATGTACATTAATGTATCAGgacatattaattttaaactagattttttctcatcacaataaataaataacgtttgattaattattaataattaatgattaaaattgagTAGAGAGAAATAATTGtgtatatgaatatattattcaataatattaaataatattgcctaaaaaattgtttatcaaCTTGGTATCTCGTCAGCGGCAAGCTcagttaataaaatatggaTTGCGACTTTATGCAACGACAAGGACTGTAacaagtaataatttaattaataataaataattcaacgaacagtttcatatataatagtgaccatattaataatatatgtgTCCAATTTTAAATGAGGTTCACATACTGTTGTAACATAGTGTTTCTAAACAACCTGCCCcagaataatttgaaaataattattattagaataaataaataaataaataaataaataaataaataccgatggtgtaattttaaataatacatttttgGGGCATCCAGCTGACTGCTAAATTTGATTCTCTTTAAATTGTagccataaaaaaattaattaattacttaaaaaaaaaaaaaattattttaaacgtGAGCAATTGGCGCGATGCCCCATttaatgaaactaaaaaataaatgattaaataaatcgTGTAAgcattaatgaataaatttctaCATAACACGTGTATATCGATAAATTGAtgaataaacttaatttttgtaattgtttttctattttattaattcattttttttttaataaattattttatcactcgttatttttattaagggGTTACATTGGTTTCCTCCGGtctattttcaacaattttttttttaatacaaaaaatgaaattttttattcaaacttttttctGTCTTAAAGATACAATCTTAATAAGGAATTactgaaatttaaaagaaaaatattaaattaaatagaaatataaatattaaattaaatgttatattaaattaattttgaaaaaatattaaaacgcGTCCGCGTTGACAGCAGAACTCCCAGTAGGATTatttaaagtgaaaaaaaaaatatgtgcttTAGTTAAGACTTCAAACTAGGTCTTGAacggagaaaaaataaaaaaaaaaaggtgtgTGTACTTATGTACACGCGTtagaagttatacttctttggcacataataaaaaaaaaattttaaagaaaaaaaatgcaaaaatgatcgaagaaaaatgttaaaaacaataaaataggttttattatagtaaaaatttagctataccgtataaatataaaatcgttaattatcatatgaatttaattcaatattatttaagatttttctaaatcaactaaaatcgataattataaaatattttaattattatgaaaattaagttagctgacatataaaaatttttagaatttttttttattgaaaaaatgattacaaaagaataaaaaaaaaaatttcacttgtaaaaaaactttaaaaactgtaagtgcaatttaaaaaaaatattttttcttctaatttaatgattaaaaataaaatcaaaaaattaaaaacgtcggctaactttagtatcattaattatttatttaaaatatgtgtttcttataaaatagtgcattattcattatttattctagTGATAAtgtctttttaattaatatttatttaaaaataacattaattacaTGAATTAAAAGACAAATATTGTAGTACGAAACTAGATTTTGCTTCCAACAAAATTccggaaaattattaaaatggtctataatataaattttaaaaaatatggataGAATTACTATATtcgataaacaaaatgattaagtctgtattaaaaaattatcaataaaaagatacctaaatataatattatataggtactacaatatttatattttagttcaaatattttaattcatgaaattactattatttttaaaaaaatattaatcaaaaaaaaattattatcaagttaaataaaaactaaaatatttaattgaccattttttagaattgattattaatatgaataatatattGCATATTAAATGGTATTTCTAtcgaatttgaaaaatttactctcatcattttttcataacgCGCCtaaagaagtataacttcaaaaaatgaaaattggatttttcgcagagatttttttacaaaaaaaagaaaaaatttcactttttttttttaaatagttgtaattgaaaaaaaaaaaatccttcgttCAAGACCTTGTaaattatatcttgaaaaactgtctaaaatttcatcaagatcggttAAGTAGTTCTCGAGAAATCTTGACAACCGTTTTTGAAAacagttttgagaaaaatgaTGACAATAAAGCTAGccaacatctaaaaatttttagaattttttttatcgaaaaaattattttaaaaaaattaattgaaaaaatttcacatgtagaaagtttgaaaaattattttgtaaaaatgtttttttttgttctaattcaattgataaaaaaaaattaaattgttgaacgtcggctaattttaatgttatgAAAAAtgcgtttaaagttttgatgaaaattaagttagccgacatttaaaaatttttagaatttttttttattaaaaaaaaaaaaattcatttttaaaaaactgtaaaaactataagttcaattttttaaaaatattatttagttataatttaataattaaaaaaaaaaaacaaaaaattaacaatgtcggctaactttagtttcataataaaaattaagttagccgacatttaaaaatttttagaattttttttattaaaaaaatgatttaaaaaaaataaaaaaataaaatttttaaaactgtaagcgcaatttaaaaaaaatatttttttgttctaatttaattattaaaaaaaaatcaaaaaattaaaaacgtcggctaactttagtattatagttTCATAAGTTTTATAtgaataactcaaaaaaaaattaaatattttatcttgaGCTTTCGAATCGTcgttttttaacttaaaagaAAGTTAGTTGTGagtacatttaattaatttattttttttaaataagcttaAACTGTAAAGTTGGTTACTAACTTATCGGATCGATTTGAAACTTTAGGACAATATTTTAGAGATGTTGTAGAATTTAttaagacaataaaaaaattttttgaaaccgtGAAACTCATGTAACCCCTtaagaaattactttattGGCTTTggtgtttcttttaatttattttttagtaaaaaaaaaaaatactttattcTCTCTGGTTTAGATCCAGTTTATTTTTGGCTTCGCGCATTCTcttagcttttttttttagcgtcATCGCACCTGTgagagaaatatttatttttattgagctATTTACCACAACTGTTATGAGaaacctttaaaaaaataaaataaaaaataaattttacctaGTTGCTTTGTTGGTGTACTTACAGCAAAGTGTTTGCCAAAGTTCAGCTTTCTTTTTGTCATTTGTCAGGTCGTAATCTTGATTTGCCGATCGTTCACGGAGCTTTTTgcagatattttttatctcaatcATTTCTTCTGTCGGCGGAGGAAATAAATACGCTTCTATTTTgtgatttgaatttttaaacgcCAACCTTACATTACTcatctgtaaataaaatttattcataaattttctatgaaaaataaattttctataaataaaaaaaaaaaaaataaataatttgagcatcaatttactaaaaattactaaaattcttacttcattaaataattctaaaaacaaCCAAATccacaaacaaaataaagttagccagTCGCTTTTTAATCCTTTGGAATTTCCTATTTTTAAATCtggtataattatataatttacatacatcctgcaattaaaaattaattgataaataatttaggaagtattaattaaattaaaattaaatattaaaatttttaaattaccagTTGGTGAAATGAGCAATTAGCAGCAATTTAACAATCAATACCCggcgtttatttttaaagctcGAAATAACGCGacaagtatttataattattgataaaattgctTTGCAATatagtaatttaattgtaatatcaaatgatctgaaataaaaataaatttaattaataaaaatcaataaaaaaattataaataattaaaattaaatttaaaaattaataaaaaaattattaataataaaatttaaattaaaaaattaataaaattaaattaaaaattaatattaaatttaaattaaaaaattaataaaattaaattaaaaattcatgattaatattaaaattattaattaaaaaaattactaaattaataaaattaaattaaaaattaatattaaaattattaattaaaaaaattactaaattaagaaaaattaaattaaaaattaataaaattaaattaaaaattactattacatttaaattaaaaaattaataaaattaaattcaaaattattgattaataataaaattattaattaaaaaaattactaaattaataaaattaaattaaaaattaataaaattaaattaaaaattaatagcaaaatttaaattaaaaattaataaaattaaattaaaaattcatgataaaattattaaattaataaaattaaattaaaaattaatattaaaattattaattaaaaaaattactaaattaataaaattaaattaaaaaattaataaaattaaattaaaaattaatagtaaaatttaaattaaaaaattaaattaaaaattcataataaaattattaaattaataaaattaaattaaaaattaatattaaaattattaattaaaaaaattactaaattaataaaattaaattaaaaaattaataaaattaaactaaaaattaatattaaaattattaattaaaaaaattactaaattaagaaaatgaaattaaaaattcataataaaattattaaattaaaaaattaataaaattaaattaaaaattgataaaaaaattattaaatataattacttttgttcaGATGAACTGTGAATagtaatacaaaataataaattaatgattccTTGTAACCAAGAGTCGTGTGTTAAAATCTCAATAATTCCACGGTGTAAGTAAAAAGTTTTATGTAAAACAAACCCTAGATCTAAATATCTAGGTCTTCTTGAAAGGCAAGTTGAATCTAATGATTCAGGTACTAGTAATTTCAGGTAAATTATGCTGCTGATTGCAAAGCCGATTGTCCAGACACCGTCGATTATTCTTCGGCGAACTAGCAGCGGATATTGCATCCGTCTAAATAGGAGCtgaaaattgacaatttaatttaataatatataacattaaaattagcagtcacttgacaattttttaattttttttaacaaacaaatttattccaaaaaattgcatttttaatttttaaagatttctacacatgaattttttttatcaaaattaagttagccatctaaaaattttttagaatttttttattattaaaaaaattattgcaaaataataaaaaaaaattttcatttataaaaaacttagaaaaactgtaagtgcaattttgaaaaaatattttttagttctaatttaataattaaacaaataaaaatgtcggctaactttagtgttattttttttgacataatttatttgttaagaaaattttttaaattcttaaatatatgcttaattaattttcatggatattttttataaataaacaacttACGTCATGgctaatgataatttaaaacaattatataaaataatgacataaaaaaaaaaataaaatactcacATGAAGGCACTTGGTGTATACCGCATACAAAATAACCCATAGCAGAATAATTGTGAGAGGAAAATTGCTACTTTGcagtgaataattatttactatttttttgtgaatttttaacaaagaaaACGATGAATTTATGTCGCTTAACCACGAATATAATCTAAGGCTCCATGTGTCCatgttattaatataaatacctTTTCttcgttgaaattttaataataattgacaagTGTCATTGTTCGTTGTTTgtttcttatttattaattaattatttcttcgtTGCTGGTTCATAgtcttgaaaattaaaattttagattaaaacAATCAGATTCCACATGTGAattcttgatatttttttgtgtaagcTTACAAGATAAATTTTGGTATAAACTACCTTGTCGAAAGCTGATAAaagtgtttaatttttattatttttaatgctaaacatttcttctttaataaaaatcactaattaattaattcaagtctcaattaattttaatactaaaattagccggcgtttttaatttttagatttgttttcattaattaaattagatccctcacggttttggaaatgccgtaaagattcggtatttatacgatataaatgctgtatttttatcgtaatacttcagttattttagccagtttttttgtcgaattattatgaaaaaattacgaaataaattcagaatatttatGGCAATACAATAGAAAAGTTACGGTATATTTACAGCATTTAAACCGTAAATATAccgcatatttactgtatatctgcggcattattgcagcaaaaaaccggaaaagaagatccctactttctattaccggcaaaataccaaaaatatgctgctttactactattattcaatagcttgaaatttttttttataatattataaattatcgtgaattatttttaagaggttgataaactaatttctcgattattattattaataattttttttagtctagaccgggattcgaactcaGATCATTTAATTACGCAccgaaggctctaccagttgagcTATCAGAGACACTATCCATACTTAAttactcagtcacctaataagactcaccgagtaataaacacagccgtccatcttacggtagaaagcattatatctttaattatatcagtataaacgcggcaaaattatagtatatctttggtatttttaccgtagaaatacgattttattactttaa
This genomic interval from Cotesia glomerata isolate CgM1 linkage group LG1, MPM_Cglom_v2.3, whole genome shotgun sequence contains the following:
- the LOC123275305 gene encoding uncharacterized protein LOC123275305 isoform X2; protein product: MDTWSLRLYSWLSDINSSFSLLKIHKKIVNNYSLQSSNFPLTIILLWVILYAVYTKCLHLLFRRMQYPLLVRRRIIDGVWTIGFAISSIIYLKLLVPESLDSTCLSRRPRYLDLGFVLHKTFYLHRGIIEILTHDSWLQGIINLLFCITIHSSSEQKSFDITIKLLYCKAILSIIINTCRVISSFKNKRRVLIVKLLLIAHFTNWMYVNYIIIPDLKIGNSKGLKSDWLTLFCLWIWLFLELFNEMSNVRLAFKNSNHKIEAYLFPPPTEEMIEIKNICKKLRERSANQDYDLTNDKKKAELWQTLCCKYTNKATRCDDAKKKS
- the LOC123275305 gene encoding uncharacterized protein LOC123275305 isoform X1, whose amino-acid sequence is MDTWSLRLYSWLSDINSSFSLLKIHKKIVNNYSLQSSNFPLTIILLWVILYAVYTKCLHLLFRRMQYPLLVRRRIIDGVWTIGFAISSIIYLKLLVPESLDSTCLSRRPRYLDLGFVLHKTFYLHRGIIEILTHDSWLQGIINLLFCITIHSSSEQKSFDITIKLLYCKAILSIIINTCRVISSFKNKRRVLIVKLLLIAHFTNWMYVNYIIIPDLKIGNSKGLKSDWLTLFCLWIWLFLELFNEMSNVRLAFKNSNHKIEAYLFPPPTEEMIEIKNICKKLRERSANQDYDLTNDKKKAELWQTLCCAMTLKKKAKRMREAKNKLDLNQRE